In Lotus japonicus ecotype B-129 chromosome 5, LjGifu_v1.2, one genomic interval encodes:
- the LOC130718598 gene encoding uncharacterized protein LOC130718598 has translation MARTKQTKRVSSEELADRRAYLHASHRRGDHDTDVSTSRKRARKGAMKGAPKATTEVPAPATEVPATQVPAPATEVPATQVPATEVPALSTPEVTATEVSPQSTPEVTAHDTVEPSTSSLDIDAVEEPESESGSESEIEGEDVEVEDPNMPPLQRDPPFPGGPVELSLLQHYPDHIALWTWHTLLGTTDPRYSERGDLRLATAGTKLGLMTCEGDNYREVRLIVERSGLYPLVRCSYVETDPGLISALVERWHEETSSFHMPFGEMTVTLDDVSALLHIPVGGRFYTPGVASRYDVAETCALLLGGDADLYMAEFDRLRGPTMRFSFLRDLYPKAVAGLFHSLSELFPTIIYIYLIIIGITL, from the coding sequence ATGGCGAGGACAAAGCAAACTAAGAGGGTATCGTCTGAAGAGTTGGCCGATCGTCGTGCCTATCTCCACGCTTCTCATAGGCGAGGTGATCATGATACAGATGTGTCGACTTCTCGGAAGCGGGCTAGGAAGGGTGCTATGAAGGGGGCTCCGAAGGCGACCACTGAGGTTCCTGCCcctgctactgaggttcctgctactcaggttcctgcccctgctactgaggttcctgctactcaggttcctgctactgaggttcctgctcTCTCGACGCCTGAGGTTACTGCTACTGAGGTTTCTCCTCAGTCGACGCCTGAGGTTACCGCCCACGATACTGTTGAGCCTTCCACCTCTTCACTTgatattgatgcagttgaggagCCGGAGTCGGAGTCGGGGTCTGAGTCTGAGATTGAGGGTGAGGatgtagaggtagaggatccGAATATGCCGCCGCTCCAGAGAGATCCACCGTTTCCTGGTGGGCCGGTTGAGTTGTCACTTCTGCAGCATTACCCGGATCACATAGCGCTGTGGACGTGGCATACCCTACTAGGCACCACTGACCCTCGTTATTCTGAGCGAGGTGATTTGAGGCTTGCCACTGCTGGTACGAAGCTCGGGCTGATGACGTGTGAGGGGGACAATTACAGAGAGGTCCGCTTGATTGTGGAGAGGAGCGGACTGTATCCACTGGTCAGGTGCAGCTATGTAGAGACGGATCCAGGGCTTATATCGGCCCTTGTGGAGAGGTGGCACGAGGAGACTAGTAGTTTCCACATGCCATTTGGGGAGATGACTGTCACCCTTGACGACGTCTCCGCTCTTCTTCACATCCCGGTTGGTGGGAGATTCTACACTCCAGGAGTGGCCTCGAGATATGATGTGGCAGAGACCTGCGCTTTGCTGTTAGGGGGGGATGCAGATTTGTACATGGCTGAGTTTGATAGGCTTAGGGGTCCGACTATGAGGTTCAGCTTCTTGCGAGACCTTTACCCGAAAGCTGTTGCAGGTTTGTTTCATTCATTATCTGAACTTTTTCCaactattatttatatttacttaatCATAATTGGTATTACATTGTAA
- the LOC130718972 gene encoding protein MAIN-LIKE 1-like yields MYLMHLVGATLFADKSGGHSFSARWIGMLQDLERVSEFAWGAMALATLYDQLGQSSRSGVKQMGDRLVRRYANPAYTEDQPRARRWTESRSRHARLDERRVLLNELTADDVTWTPYEAHREWRQRDERALFSGYIRCPYPPAVRPHLPERVMRQFGYIQTIPRHPSEMDRSPAAEVVDAAFAGYVQYLFPEGDPAIEEGQVVGGYMDWYARVSHCFIIPDERRIDLSAVAALRRALEVLELSLEVDDALLPGTQARALTEIALRILQDLAGTQGIAYAAGRGGLGAGGRVGGRAGGRAGGRAGGREGGRAAGGREGGRAEARGGRRGRGGRRGRGQ; encoded by the exons ATGTACCTGATGCATCTTGTTGGCGCGACATTGTTCGCCGACAAGAGTGGGGGGCACTCATTCTCCGCCCGTTGGATAGGCATGCTACAGGATCTTGAGCGGGTGTCGGAGTTCGCGTGGGGCGCCATGGCCCTTGCCacgttgtacgaccagcttgGACAGTCTTCTCGCAGCGGGGTCAAACAGATGGGCG ACAGGCTCGTTCGCCGGTATGCGAACCCGGCTTACACAGAGGACCAGCCCAGAGCTCGTAGGTGGACAGAGTCACGGTCGAGGCATGCTAGGCTTGACGAGAGGCGAGTACTACTTAATGAGTTGACGGCCGACGACGTCACTTGGACTCCATATGAGGCCCACAGGGAATGGCGACAGCGGGATGAGAGGGCTTTGTTCTCAGGCTACATTCGGTGTCCCTATCCCCCTGCTGTGCGACCTCATCTTCCGGAGCGGGTCATGCGACAGTTTGGGTATATACAGACGATCCCGCGCCACCCTAGTGAGATGGATAGATCTCCCGCAGCTGAGGTTGTTGATGCGGCATTCGCAGGTTATGTGCAGTACTTGTTCCCTGAGGGCGACCCTGCTATAGAGGAGGGACAGGTTGTGGGCGGTTACATGGATTGGTACGCTAGAGTGTCTCATTGTTTCATCATACCGGATGAGAGGAGGATTGATCTCAGTGCCGtg GCTGCTTTGCGTAGGGCTTTAGAAGTCCTTGAGTTGTCACTTGAGGTGGATGATGCTTTGCTGCCAGGCACACAGGCCCGCGCTTTAACGGAGATAGCACTTCGCATCCTCCAGGACTTGGCTGGGACACAGGGCATTGCTTACGCTGCTGGGAGAGGAGGTCTGGGAGCAGGTGGCCGAGTAGGTGGCCGAGCCGGCGGCCGAGCAGGTGGCCGAGCAGGTGGCCGGGAGGGCGGCAGGGCAGCAGGTGGCCGGGAGGGCGGCAGGGCAGAAGCCAGGGGAGGTCGTAGGGGTAGGGGAGGTCGTCGGGGTAGGGGACAGTAG
- the LOC130718974 gene encoding PKS-NRPS hybrid synthetase cheA-like, producing MTSTFFYDDEMLLLKQDNDVSEGMLLQQQDNVQPISVDTIHLWSTDQIFETVDDLKQWAKNVGKDNGYAIVTGRSDYSRKGGNMYIVLRCSKHGVYIPYKDPKSFKYNSTGSQKCDCPFKLKGRPTEGDKNWWLKVLEGVHNHEPARSLVGHSYAGRLTEEEKVQVDSMNNNWVPPRHMLATLKENNPGNLSTITQVYNRIKKVKELDRGPLTEMQYLLKKLAEANYVHFERHEEDSGVIMELFWAHPNAIKLFNTFPHVVIMDCTYKTNKFQIPLLEMVGLTSTGLTYSIAFCYMTRERTPDYVWALECMKSLLADPARLPGVIVTDRELALLSAVRNIFPEATHLLCLFHINKNVEAKCKLWVDTTDFKALVMQKWNEVVYAETTTQFEEEWSDMCDMCKDHPRFTSYIYDTWLVHKEKFVKAWTNRVKHFGTTTSNRAESAHASLKKMLRNGKGNLCDSWEAIDRLTIVRHNAIQASFERSINIVEHRFKSPMYKNMRGFVAKHALHLMYDEQNRFWGHGEKCGCVMKVTHGLPCACALQSMASIPYAAVDPFWKILSWEQVPVVESQTSNSGCMPLEIEALWDHFNTLDDAGQSMLRRKLRELYCPQISSLCPPEVKIKHNQSSKERKTKPPRGQSIGSTQRDLSHWEHVDNQTKEQESKASKRKPRLTKTPKTTPTSRAPKSKNKKAMTATGSKIYLPELPSFLWPYIHEVIDVVGDGNCGYRAVAALLDLQNGQDGWPRVREELIVELTLYEKHYTRMWGYDVSH from the exons ATGACGAGCACATTTTTCTATGATGATGAAATGCTGCTTCTAAAACAAGATAATGATGTCAGTGAAGGAATGTTGCTTCAACAACAAGATAATGTTCAGCCTATAAGTGTGGATACCATTCATTTATGGTCGACCGATCAG ATATTTGAAACTGTTGATGACCTTAAACAATGGGCTAAGAATGTTGGGAAGGACAATGGATATGCGATTGTGACTGGAAGGTCTGATTATTCCAGAAAAGGTGGAAATATGTATATTGTTCTGCGGTGCTCGAAGCATGGTGTGTACATCCCGTACAAGGACCCTAAGTCCTTCAAGTACAACTCCACCGGATCACAAAAATGTGATTGTCCTTTTAAACTTAAAGGACGACCTACGGAGGGTGATAAAAATTGGTGGCTGAAAGTGTTGGAAGGggtacacaaccatgaaccagctagatCTTTGGTTGGCCATTCTTATGCTGGTCGACtaacagaagaagagaaggttcAAGTCGACAGCATGAATAACAATTGGGTCCCACCGAGACACATGTTGGCCACTTTGAAGGAAAATAATCCGGGTAACTTGTCTACCATCACTCAAGTGTATAATCGCATCAAAAAAGTTAAAGAATTAGACCGCGGGCCACTTACAGAGATGCAATATTTGCTGAAGAAGTTGGCAGAAGCCAACTATgttcactttgaaagacatgaagAAGATTCGGGTGTCATTATGGAACTTTTCTGGGCTCATCCTAATGCTATTAAactcttcaacacattccctcaCGTGGTaatcatggattgcacatacaagacaaacaaatttcAAATTCCATTGCTTGAAATGGTTGGCCTCACTTCTACTGGTCTGACTTACTCCATTGCATTTTGCTACATGACTCGTGAGCGCACACCTGACTATGTTTGGGCCTTGGAGTGCATGAAATCTCTACTTGCTGACCCTGCCCGATTACCTGGAGTGATTGTGACTGATAGGGAATTGGCTTTACTCAGTGCTGTTCGGAATATTTTTCCTGAGGCTACCCATTTACTATGCCTAttccacataaacaagaatgttGAGGCAAAGTGCAAATTGTGGGTTGACACAACGGATTTTAAAGCCTTAGTGATGCAAAAGTGGAATGAAGTGGTATATGCGGAAACAACTACACAATTTGAGGAGGAATGGAGCGacatgtgtgatatgtgtaaggATCATCCAAGGTTCACATCGTACATTTATGACACTTGGTTGGttcacaaggagaaatttgtGAAGGCATGGACAAACAGAGTGAAGCATTTTGGAacgacaacaagtaacag GGCTGAAAGTGCACATGCAAGCTTGAAGAAGATGCTTAGGAACGGCAAGGGTAACCTGTGCGATTCATGGGAAGCAATTGATAGGTTGACCATTGTACGCCACAATGCAATacaagcatcgtttgagcgcagtattaaCATTGTAGAGCACCGTTTCAAGTCTCCAATGTATAAGAATATGAGAGGATTCGTTGCTAAACATGCACTTCACCTAATGTATGATGAACAAAACAGATTTTGGGGTCATGGTGAGAAATGCGGTTGCGTGATGAAAgtcactcatggactaccttgcgcttGTGCACTTCAGAGTATGGCCTCAATTCCGTATGCAGCAGTtgatccattctggaagatacTTTCTTGGGAACAAGTGCCTGTTGTGGAGAGTCAAACCTCAAACAGTGGATGCATGCCGCTAGAGATTGAGGCTTTGTGGGATCATTTCAATACCTTGGATGATGCGGGCCAAAGTATGCTGAGAAGGAAGCTTAGAGAGCTTTATTGTCCTCAAATCAGTTCATTGTGTCCTCCTGAAGTGAAGATAAAGCACAATCAATCGTCCAAGGAGAGGAAAACCAAACCTCCCAGAGGTCAATCAATAGGATCCACCCAGCGTGACCTTTCACATTGGGAACATGTTGACAATCAGACCAAAGAACAAGAATCGAAAGCTAGCAAGAGGAAACCTAGGCTCACcaaaactcctaaaacaactccaACATCGCGAGCTCCTAAGTCAAAGAACAAGAAGGCTATGACGGCCACCGGCTCCAAAATCTACTTACCGGAGTTGCCATCTTTTTTATGGCCATATATACATGAAGTGATAGATGTTGTCGGGGATGGTAATTGTGGATACAGAGCCGTCGCTGCATTGCTGGACCTTCAGAACGGTCAGGACGGTTGGCCTCGGGTTAGGGAAGAGCTGATTGTAGAACTCACACTCTATGAGAAACACTATACACGCATGTGGGGTTATGATGTG AGCCACTAA
- the LOC130720161 gene encoding uncharacterized protein LOC130720161, with translation MGYLIANRFRVVFISISLKSSYTYLPMRGGAPPLEHPVIAIGHVTNHFVQLKLVSGHPMPPIAPQWEYNVEKPESEWCKPYKERLDRFMAEHTVWIGPCVITNFDLTDITED, from the exons ATGGGGTACCTTATTGCTAACCGGTTTCGGGTGGTTTTCATCTCCATCTCGTTAAAATCTAGTTACACTTACCTTCCGATGAGAGGAGGCGCCCCACCGTTAGAACATCCTGTCATAGCTATTGGTCATGTGACcaatcactttgtacag CTGAAGTTGGTGTctggacatcctatgccgccaattgctccCCAATGGGAATACAACGTTGAAAAACCCGAGTCCGAATGGTGTAAACCGTATAAAGAGCGTTTGGATAGATTTATGGCTGAACACActgtttggattggtccttgtgttattaccaactttgatttaacagacataacagaagattga
- the LOC130718975 gene encoding protein MAIN-LIKE 1-like, with product MARTKQTKRVSSEELADRRAYLHASHRRGDHDTDVSTSRKRARKGAMKGAPKATTEVPAPATEVPATEVPALSTPEVTATEVSPQSTPEVTAHDTVEPSTSSLDIDAVEEPESESGSESEIEGEDVEVEDPNMPPLQRDPPFPGGPVELSLLQHYPDHIALWTWHTLLGTTDPRYSERGDLRLATAGTKLGLMTCEGDNYREVRLIVERSGLYPLVRCSYVETDPGLISALVERWHEETSSFHMPFGEMTVTLDDVSALLHIPVGGRFYTPGVASRYDVAETCALLLGGDADLYMAEFDRLRGPTMRFSFLRDLYPKAVAEGWYEHAARMYLMHLVGATLFADKSGGHSFSARWIGMLQDLERVSEFAWGAMALATLYDQLGQSSRSGVKQMGDRLVRRYANPAYTEDQPRARRWTESRSRHARLDERRVLLNELTADDVTWTPYEAHREWRQRDERALFSGYIRCPYPPAVRPHLPERVMRQFGYIQTIPRHPSEMDRSPAAEVVDAAFAGYVQYLFPEGDPAIEEGQVVGGYMDWYARVSHCFIIPDERRIDLSAVAALRRALEVLELSLEVDDALLPGTQARALTEIALRILQDLAGTQGIAYAAGRGGLGAGGRVGGRAGGRAGGRAGGREGGRAAGGREGGRAEARGGRRGRGGRRGRGQ from the exons ATGGCGAGGACAAAGCAAACTAAGAGGGTATCGTCTGAAGAGTTGGCCGATCGTCGTGCCTATCTCCACGCTTCTCATAGGCGAGGTGATCATGATACAGATGTGTCGACTTCTCGGAAGCGGGCTAGGAAGGGTGCTATGAAGGGGGCTCCGAAGGCGACCACTGAGGTTCCTGCCcctgctactgag gttcctgctactgaggttcctgctcTCTCGACGCCTGAGGTTACTGCTACTGAGGTTTCTCCTCAGTCGACGCCTGAGGTTACCGCCCACGATACTGTTGAGCCTTCCACCTCTTCACTTgatattgatgcagttgaggagCCGGAGTCGGAGTCGGGGTCTGAGTCTGAGATTGAGGGTGAGGatgtagaggtagaggatccGAATATGCCGCCGCTCCAGAGAGATCCACCGTTTCCTGGTGGGCCGGTTGAGTTGTCACTTCTGCAGCATTACCCGGATCACATAGCGCTGTGGACGTGGCATACCCTACTAGGCACCACTGACCCTCGTTATTCTGAGCGAGGTGATTTGAGGCTTGCCACTGCTGGTACGAAGCTCGGGCTGATGACGTGTGAGGGGGACAATTACAGAGAGGTCCGCTTGATTGTGGAGAGGAGCGGACTGTATCCACTGGTCAGGTGCAGCTATGTAGAGACGGATCCAGGGCTTATATCGGCCCTTGTGGAGAGGTGGCACGAGGAGACTAGTAGTTTCCACATGCCATTTGGGGAGATGACTGTCACCCTTGACGACGTCTCCGCTCTTCTTCACATCCCGGTTGGTGGGAGATTCTACACTCCAGGAGTGGCCTCGAGATATGATGTGGCAGAGACCTGCGCTTTGCTGTTAGGGGGGGATGCAGATTTGTACATGGCTGAGTTTGATAGGCTTAGGGGTCCGACTATGAGGTTCAGCTTCTTGCGAGACCTTTACCCGAAAGCTGTTGCAG AGGGGTGGTACGAGCATGCAGCCAGGATGTACCTGATGCATCTTGTTGGCGCGACATTGTTCGCCGACAAGAGTGGGGGGCACTCATTCTCCGCCCGTTGGATAGGCATGCTACAGGATCTTGAGCGGGTGTCGGAGTTCGCGTGGGGCGCCATGGCCCTTGCCacgttgtacgaccagcttgGACAGTCTTCTCGCAGCGGGGTCAAACAGATGGGCG ACAGGCTCGTTCGCCGGTATGCGAACCCGGCTTACACAGAGGACCAGCCCAGAGCTCGTAGGTGGACAGAGTCACGGTCGAGGCATGCTAGGCTTGACGAGAGGCGAGTACTACTTAATGAGTTGACGGCCGACGACGTCACTTGGACTCCATATGAGGCCCACAGGGAATGGCGACAGCGGGATGAGAGGGCTTTGTTCTCAGGCTACATTCGGTGTCCCTATCCCCCTGCTGTGCGACCTCATCTTCCGGAGCGGGTCATGCGACAGTTTGGGTATATACAGACGATCCCGCGCCACCCTAGTGAGATGGATAGATCTCCCGCAGCTGAGGTTGTTGATGCGGCATTCGCAGGTTATGTGCAGTACTTGTTCCCTGAGGGCGACCCTGCTATAGAGGAGGGACAGGTTGTGGGCGGTTACATGGATTGGTACGCTAGAGTGTCTCATTGTTTCATCATACCGGATGAGAGGAGGATTGATCTCAGTGCCGtg GCTGCTTTGCGTAGGGCTTTAGAAGTCCTTGAGTTGTCACTTGAGGTGGATGATGCTTTGCTGCCAGGCACACAGGCCCGCGCTTTAACGGAGATAGCACTTCGCATCCTCCAGGACTTGGCTGGGACACAGGGCATTGCTTACGCTGCTGGGAGAGGAGGTCTGGGAGCAGGTGGCCGAGTAGGTGGCCGAGCCGGCGGCCGAGCAGGTGGCCGAGCAGGTGGCCGGGAGGGCGGCAGGGCAGCAGGTGGCCGGGAGGGCGGCAGGGCAGAAGCCAGGGGAGGTCGTAGGGGTAGGGGAGGTCGTCGGGGTAGGGGACAGTAG